From one Gossypium hirsutum isolate 1008001.06 chromosome D08, Gossypium_hirsutum_v2.1, whole genome shotgun sequence genomic stretch:
- the LOC107911282 gene encoding uncharacterized protein At4g10930 isoform X1: MDVDLVASGILDEDTIPVIDQNNDLSNFDGGRCGICMNIIIDRGVLDCCQHWFCFACIDNWATITNLCPLCQSEFQLITCVPVYDTIGSNKVEDETFSREDDWSIEGKSNTLSFPSYYIDENSVICLDGDGCKVRSLSTTIEGDPDLDTSIACDSCDIWYHAFCVGFDTEGTSEDTWLCPRCVANQASQESGVVLEKKNTPLGPEIANGEYVTETTFSGKMSVSVADTGETAIVVSMVGGNHWTEEPSENFLSILEVSNSQKIELPSSEGICSDTEKASCDKSTIQPILEGEELELSLSRITFSTLLSNSSVHGEFKTSKATETIKERTNLDGVGNTSGKSLNESCTRNQFSEIKSSAGLHLGLSIGLFLSVDDDVRSSGSKDQVNTETEHQSHMEELTPLDEKTERDNKENVGTVTGLKRKNSCFRSDVLSSDGEETKCKNETEALKKKIKVEELVHIAPESKVDTSVSDNTPKCLTLKAVSRDGKVKSHPEKEDPITDLMSIVQGTSRRTSTKGLACRNPTDESLKGENLAGLRVKKIMRTSEDKESSVVVQKLRKEIREAVRNKSTKEFGESLFDPKLLAAFRAAISGPKTETVKKLSPSALKMKKSLLQKSKVRENLTKKIYADSNGRRKRAWDRDCEVEFWKYRCMGASRPENVETLKSVLDLLRNNEEGSERWPTSECQASNPILSRLYLADTSVFPRKDDIRPLSALKTTGSSEQSREQDVAVGKTPLPSLDQTGKSTEENKVSSKVGALSADLKGAKTGVLNSKGSAASSKVDSNKGSEGSLPRNPKVESPKVVGAKSDDVKVDKRKFALAVLARKKAAESKSGTQERQEDNAVLKGNYPLLAQLPPDMRPSPAPSRHNKIPISVRQAQLYRLTEHFLRKANLPIIRRTAETELAVADAINIERDVADRSNSKVVYLNLCSQEVLHRSDDIRCVRAKEADTSSPSEISTNRQEQGSDECSTDPMVVEALRNAGLLSDSPPTSPLHKTEVPNEVDDSSAKIMDEEPDNIFEMDSHLEADIYGDFEYDLEDEDYIGVTAEKALKVQPEGVAKMKVVLSTVSNEPSKSNNLADAEDHEKLGNIVVPNDSTCLPKNSNEPLIKSSTADDGTDRSCAVLEPPGEELSIAECEELYGPDKEPLVNKFTEASQKIQGLVDAGIPADNTAIIVNENKVIDPISHGSSGRENPAEQIQTGENVKKKDKKSNMETDKQSDGANHVSKKVEAYIKEHIRPLCKSGVITAEQYRWAVAKTTDKVMKYHINAKNANFLVKEGDKVKKLAEQYVEAAQQKDKTDPSL; the protein is encoded by the exons TCAGTTATCTGCTTGGATGGAGATGGCTGCAAAGTTCGAAGTTTATCCACAACCATTGAGGGAGATCCCGATCTCGATACATCAATTGCTTGTGACTCTTGTGATATATG GTACCATGCATTTTGTGTGGGATTTGATACTGAGGGCACATCAGAAGACACTTGGTTATGCCCAAG atGTGTAGCAAATCAAGCTTCACAAGAATCTGGTGTGGTTCTTGAGAAAAAAAACACCCCGCTTGGTCCAGAGATTGCTAATGGTGAATATGTGACAGAGACGACTTTCTCTGGGAAGATGTCTGTTTCTGTTGCGGATACTGGCGAGACAGCTATTGTTGTCTCAATGGTTGGAGGAAATCATTGGACTGAAGAGCCAAGTGAAAACTTTTTATCGATCCTTGAAGTCAGCAACAGTCAGAAAATTGAGCTACCTAGCTCTGAAGGCATTTGCTCTGATACAGAAAAGGCATCATGTGATAAGAGCACTATTCAACCAATTTTGGAGGGCGAGGAGCTGGAGCTGTCTTTATCACGCATTACATTCTCCACTTTACTTTCAAATTCTTCGGTGCACGGTGAGTTCAAGACAAGTAAAGCTACAGAAACAATAAAAGAACGAACCAACTTAGATGGTGTTGGAAATACCTCTGGAAAGTCACTGAATGAATCCTGCACCAGGAACCAATTTTCTGAAATCAAATCCAGTGCGGGCCTTCATCTTGGTTTATCAATAGGCTTGTTTCTGTCTG ttgatgatgatgtcAGAAGTAGTGGAAGCAAAGACCAGGTGAATACAGAGACTGAGCATCAGAGTCACATGGAGGAACTGACGCCACTAG ATGAGAAAACTGAACGTGATAACAAGGAGAATGTTGGCACTGTTACTGGTTTAAAAAGGAAGAATTCATGTTTCAG GAGTGATGTTTTGAGCTCTGATGGTGAAGAAACCAAATGTAAGAATGAGACTGAAGCTTTGAAGAAGAAAATTAAGGTTGAGGAATTGGTTCATATAGCTCCTGAGAGCAAAGTTGATACATCAGTATCAGATAATACCCCAAAATGCCTCACCCTGAAAGCAGTTTCCAGAGATGGCAAGGTCAAAAGTCATCCAGAAAAGGAAGATCCCATTACTGATTTAATGAGTATTGTTCAGGGGACAAGCCGTAGAACTTCTACCAAGGGGCTTGCATGTCGAAATCCTACTGATGAATCCttgaaaggagaaaatttggctGGCTTGAGGGTAAAAAAAATCATGAGAACATCTGAGGATAAGGAGTCATCTGTTGTTGTgcaaaaattaagaaaagaaattaGAGAGGCTGTCCGTAACAAATCCACTAAAGAATTTGGAGAAAGCCTTTTTGACCCCAAACTTCTTGCTGCTTTCAGGGCTGCAATATCAGGACCAAAAACTGAAACTGTAAAGAAGTTGTCACCTTCAGCTTTGAAGATGAAGAAATCGTTGTTGCAGAAGAGTAAAGTTCGTGAGAATCTAACAAAGAAAATTTATGCAGATTCTAATGGAAGGCGGAAACGTGCATGGGATCGGGACTGTGAAGTTGAATTTTGGAAGTATCGGTGCATGGGAGCATCAAGGCCCGAAAACGTTGAGACCTTGAAGTCAGTTCTTGACCTCCTAAGAAATAATGAAGAGGGCTCGGAGAGGTGGCCAACATCTGAATGCCAGGCATCCAACCCCATTCTTTCCAGATTGTATTTAGCAGATACATCTGTTTTCCCACGAAAGGATGACATAAGGCCCTTGTCTGCACTTAAAACCACTGGTAGTTCTGAACAGAGCAGAGAACAAGATGTTGCAGTAGGAAAAACTCCTCTACCATCTCTTGATCAAACTGGAAAAAGTACAGAAGAAAACAAGGTTTCATCAAAGGTTGGTGCTCTGTCAGCTGATCTTAAAGGAGCTAAGACAGGTGTTTTGAACTCAAAAGGTTCTGCTGCTTCTAGTAAAGTTGATTCGAACAAAGGTTCAGAAGGGTCTTTACCAAGGAATCCTAAAGTTGAATCACCGAAAGTAGTGGGTGCGAAGTCTGATGATGTAAAGGTTGATAAAAGAAAATTTGCCCTGGCAGTGCTTGCAAGGAAAAAGGCTGCAGAGAGCAAAAGTGGAACACAGGAAAGGCAGGAGGACAATGCTGTGCTGAAAGGAAACTATCCCTTGCTA GCTCAGCTACCACCGGACATGAGACCATCACCAGCACCCAGTCGGCATAATAAAATCCCCATATCTGTTAGGCAG GCACAGCTTTACCGCCTTACTGAGCACTTCTTAAGAAAAGCAAATCTGCCAATCATTCGCAGAACTGCTGAAACAGAGTTGGCTGTTGCTGATGCAATTAATATCGAAAGAGATGTTGCTGATAGGTCGAACAGCAAAGTAGTGTATCTGAACTTGTGCTCCCAGGAAGTATTGCATCGTTCAGATGACATTAGGTGTGTTAGAGCCAAAGAAGCAGATACTTCATCCCCTTCAGAAATCTCTACTAATAGGCAAGAGCAAGGATCTGATGAGTGTTCGACAGACCCTATGGTTGTGGAAGCACTTAGAAATGCAGGCCTTTTGTCTGATTCCCCTCCAACTAGTCCACTTCATAAAACTGAGGTCCCTAATGAGGTAGATGATTCCTCAGCAAAAATTATGGATGAGGAGCCTGATaatatatttgaaatggattCTCATTTGGAAGCAGatatttatggtgattttgaGTATGATCTAGAGGATGAAGATTATATTGGTGTTACTGCTGAAAAGGCTCTTAAGGTACAACCTGAAGGTGTGGCAAAAATGAAAGTCGTTTTGTCAACTGTTAGCAATGAGCCGTCAAAATCAAACAACCTTGCTGATGCAGAGGACCATGAGAAATTGGGGAATATTGTGGTACCGAATGATTCTACCTGTTTGCCAAAGAATAGTAATGAACCTTTGATCAAATCCTCAACTGCAGATGATGGGACTGATAGGTCTTGTGCTGTTCTGGAACCCCCAGGTGAAGAGCTTTCCATTGCAGAATGTGAAGAATTATATGGTCCTGACAAAGAGCCTCTAGTAAATAAATTTACAGAAGCATCCCAAAAGATACAAGGGTTGGTTGATGCAGGAATTCCAGCAGACAACACAGCTATTATAGTTAATGAAAATAAAGTTATTGACCCCATTAGTCATGGCTCATCTGGTAGAGAAAATCCCGCTGAACAAATTCAAACTGGTGAaaatgttaaaaagaaagataagaAATCCAATATGGAGACAGACAAGCAGTCTGATGGTGCTAATCATGTATCCAAGAAG GTGGAAGCATACATCAAAGAACATATCCGCCCACTCTGTAAGAGTGGTGTGATAACAGCTGAACAGTACAGATGGGCTGTGGCAAAAACCACCGATAAGGTTATGAAATACCACATAAATGCCAAGAATGCTAATTTCTTAGTCAAGGAAGGTGACAAGGTAAAGAAACTTGCTGAGCAATACGTAGAGGCAGCCCAGCAGAAGGACAAAACTGATCCCTCGTTATGA
- the LOC107911282 gene encoding uncharacterized protein At4g10930 isoform X2 translates to MSVSVADTGETAIVVSMVGGNHWTEEPSENFLSILEVSNSQKIELPSSEGICSDTEKASCDKSTIQPILEGEELELSLSRITFSTLLSNSSVHGEFKTSKATETIKERTNLDGVGNTSGKSLNESCTRNQFSEIKSSAGLHLGLSIGLFLSVDDDVRSSGSKDQVNTETEHQSHMEELTPLDEKTERDNKENVGTVTGLKRKNSCFRSDVLSSDGEETKCKNETEALKKKIKVEELVHIAPESKVDTSVSDNTPKCLTLKAVSRDGKVKSHPEKEDPITDLMSIVQGTSRRTSTKGLACRNPTDESLKGENLAGLRVKKIMRTSEDKESSVVVQKLRKEIREAVRNKSTKEFGESLFDPKLLAAFRAAISGPKTETVKKLSPSALKMKKSLLQKSKVRENLTKKIYADSNGRRKRAWDRDCEVEFWKYRCMGASRPENVETLKSVLDLLRNNEEGSERWPTSECQASNPILSRLYLADTSVFPRKDDIRPLSALKTTGSSEQSREQDVAVGKTPLPSLDQTGKSTEENKVSSKVGALSADLKGAKTGVLNSKGSAASSKVDSNKGSEGSLPRNPKVESPKVVGAKSDDVKVDKRKFALAVLARKKAAESKSGTQERQEDNAVLKGNYPLLAQLPPDMRPSPAPSRHNKIPISVRQAQLYRLTEHFLRKANLPIIRRTAETELAVADAINIERDVADRSNSKVVYLNLCSQEVLHRSDDIRCVRAKEADTSSPSEISTNRQEQGSDECSTDPMVVEALRNAGLLSDSPPTSPLHKTEVPNEVDDSSAKIMDEEPDNIFEMDSHLEADIYGDFEYDLEDEDYIGVTAEKALKVQPEGVAKMKVVLSTVSNEPSKSNNLADAEDHEKLGNIVVPNDSTCLPKNSNEPLIKSSTADDGTDRSCAVLEPPGEELSIAECEELYGPDKEPLVNKFTEASQKIQGLVDAGIPADNTAIIVNENKVIDPISHGSSGRENPAEQIQTGENVKKKDKKSNMETDKQSDGANHVSKKVEAYIKEHIRPLCKSGVITAEQYRWAVAKTTDKVMKYHINAKNANFLVKEGDKVKKLAEQYVEAAQQKDKTDPSL, encoded by the exons ATGTCTGTTTCTGTTGCGGATACTGGCGAGACAGCTATTGTTGTCTCAATGGTTGGAGGAAATCATTGGACTGAAGAGCCAAGTGAAAACTTTTTATCGATCCTTGAAGTCAGCAACAGTCAGAAAATTGAGCTACCTAGCTCTGAAGGCATTTGCTCTGATACAGAAAAGGCATCATGTGATAAGAGCACTATTCAACCAATTTTGGAGGGCGAGGAGCTGGAGCTGTCTTTATCACGCATTACATTCTCCACTTTACTTTCAAATTCTTCGGTGCACGGTGAGTTCAAGACAAGTAAAGCTACAGAAACAATAAAAGAACGAACCAACTTAGATGGTGTTGGAAATACCTCTGGAAAGTCACTGAATGAATCCTGCACCAGGAACCAATTTTCTGAAATCAAATCCAGTGCGGGCCTTCATCTTGGTTTATCAATAGGCTTGTTTCTGTCTG ttgatgatgatgtcAGAAGTAGTGGAAGCAAAGACCAGGTGAATACAGAGACTGAGCATCAGAGTCACATGGAGGAACTGACGCCACTAG ATGAGAAAACTGAACGTGATAACAAGGAGAATGTTGGCACTGTTACTGGTTTAAAAAGGAAGAATTCATGTTTCAG GAGTGATGTTTTGAGCTCTGATGGTGAAGAAACCAAATGTAAGAATGAGACTGAAGCTTTGAAGAAGAAAATTAAGGTTGAGGAATTGGTTCATATAGCTCCTGAGAGCAAAGTTGATACATCAGTATCAGATAATACCCCAAAATGCCTCACCCTGAAAGCAGTTTCCAGAGATGGCAAGGTCAAAAGTCATCCAGAAAAGGAAGATCCCATTACTGATTTAATGAGTATTGTTCAGGGGACAAGCCGTAGAACTTCTACCAAGGGGCTTGCATGTCGAAATCCTACTGATGAATCCttgaaaggagaaaatttggctGGCTTGAGGGTAAAAAAAATCATGAGAACATCTGAGGATAAGGAGTCATCTGTTGTTGTgcaaaaattaagaaaagaaattaGAGAGGCTGTCCGTAACAAATCCACTAAAGAATTTGGAGAAAGCCTTTTTGACCCCAAACTTCTTGCTGCTTTCAGGGCTGCAATATCAGGACCAAAAACTGAAACTGTAAAGAAGTTGTCACCTTCAGCTTTGAAGATGAAGAAATCGTTGTTGCAGAAGAGTAAAGTTCGTGAGAATCTAACAAAGAAAATTTATGCAGATTCTAATGGAAGGCGGAAACGTGCATGGGATCGGGACTGTGAAGTTGAATTTTGGAAGTATCGGTGCATGGGAGCATCAAGGCCCGAAAACGTTGAGACCTTGAAGTCAGTTCTTGACCTCCTAAGAAATAATGAAGAGGGCTCGGAGAGGTGGCCAACATCTGAATGCCAGGCATCCAACCCCATTCTTTCCAGATTGTATTTAGCAGATACATCTGTTTTCCCACGAAAGGATGACATAAGGCCCTTGTCTGCACTTAAAACCACTGGTAGTTCTGAACAGAGCAGAGAACAAGATGTTGCAGTAGGAAAAACTCCTCTACCATCTCTTGATCAAACTGGAAAAAGTACAGAAGAAAACAAGGTTTCATCAAAGGTTGGTGCTCTGTCAGCTGATCTTAAAGGAGCTAAGACAGGTGTTTTGAACTCAAAAGGTTCTGCTGCTTCTAGTAAAGTTGATTCGAACAAAGGTTCAGAAGGGTCTTTACCAAGGAATCCTAAAGTTGAATCACCGAAAGTAGTGGGTGCGAAGTCTGATGATGTAAAGGTTGATAAAAGAAAATTTGCCCTGGCAGTGCTTGCAAGGAAAAAGGCTGCAGAGAGCAAAAGTGGAACACAGGAAAGGCAGGAGGACAATGCTGTGCTGAAAGGAAACTATCCCTTGCTA GCTCAGCTACCACCGGACATGAGACCATCACCAGCACCCAGTCGGCATAATAAAATCCCCATATCTGTTAGGCAG GCACAGCTTTACCGCCTTACTGAGCACTTCTTAAGAAAAGCAAATCTGCCAATCATTCGCAGAACTGCTGAAACAGAGTTGGCTGTTGCTGATGCAATTAATATCGAAAGAGATGTTGCTGATAGGTCGAACAGCAAAGTAGTGTATCTGAACTTGTGCTCCCAGGAAGTATTGCATCGTTCAGATGACATTAGGTGTGTTAGAGCCAAAGAAGCAGATACTTCATCCCCTTCAGAAATCTCTACTAATAGGCAAGAGCAAGGATCTGATGAGTGTTCGACAGACCCTATGGTTGTGGAAGCACTTAGAAATGCAGGCCTTTTGTCTGATTCCCCTCCAACTAGTCCACTTCATAAAACTGAGGTCCCTAATGAGGTAGATGATTCCTCAGCAAAAATTATGGATGAGGAGCCTGATaatatatttgaaatggattCTCATTTGGAAGCAGatatttatggtgattttgaGTATGATCTAGAGGATGAAGATTATATTGGTGTTACTGCTGAAAAGGCTCTTAAGGTACAACCTGAAGGTGTGGCAAAAATGAAAGTCGTTTTGTCAACTGTTAGCAATGAGCCGTCAAAATCAAACAACCTTGCTGATGCAGAGGACCATGAGAAATTGGGGAATATTGTGGTACCGAATGATTCTACCTGTTTGCCAAAGAATAGTAATGAACCTTTGATCAAATCCTCAACTGCAGATGATGGGACTGATAGGTCTTGTGCTGTTCTGGAACCCCCAGGTGAAGAGCTTTCCATTGCAGAATGTGAAGAATTATATGGTCCTGACAAAGAGCCTCTAGTAAATAAATTTACAGAAGCATCCCAAAAGATACAAGGGTTGGTTGATGCAGGAATTCCAGCAGACAACACAGCTATTATAGTTAATGAAAATAAAGTTATTGACCCCATTAGTCATGGCTCATCTGGTAGAGAAAATCCCGCTGAACAAATTCAAACTGGTGAaaatgttaaaaagaaagataagaAATCCAATATGGAGACAGACAAGCAGTCTGATGGTGCTAATCATGTATCCAAGAAG GTGGAAGCATACATCAAAGAACATATCCGCCCACTCTGTAAGAGTGGTGTGATAACAGCTGAACAGTACAGATGGGCTGTGGCAAAAACCACCGATAAGGTTATGAAATACCACATAAATGCCAAGAATGCTAATTTCTTAGTCAAGGAAGGTGACAAGGTAAAGAAACTTGCTGAGCAATACGTAGAGGCAGCCCAGCAGAAGGACAAAACTGATCCCTCGTTATGA